The Brachionichthys hirsutus isolate HB-005 chromosome 1, CSIRO-AGI_Bhir_v1, whole genome shotgun sequence genome has a window encoding:
- the LOC137917759 gene encoding saccharopine dehydrogenase-like oxidoreductase, whose product MACVATSSSRPYHLVIFGASGFTGQFVVEEVARTASEGPDGSLKWAVAGRSKQKLEKVLEQAAEVLGKPELRSEVDVIVADVGEPDSLAAMCKQAVIILNCVGPYRFYGEPVVKACVENGAHHIDISGEPQFLEGMQLTYNSQAAEKGVYIIESCGFDSIPADMGVLYTREQFKGTLTAVESFLTVKAGPDGGCIHDGTWQSAIYGLADSPKLQSLRRQFNHKPLPVVGTKLKRRGLLFFSDDIQQYAVLFMGSDPSVVKRSQRYLMEEHQATPVQYGAYAGIGGIINAIKLMFVGMLFWFFVKFSFGRDLLIKYPEVFSLGFFTKAGPSRKQIEGSSFQFAFHGVGYTEGQDPSLGTPDGKIRTLIQGPESGYVATPIAMVQAALTVLMEPTALPKTGGVYTPGAAFAKTTLIDRLNKHGIQFSVI is encoded by the exons ATGGCGTGCGTTGCGACGAGCTCCAGCAGGCCGTATCACCTGGTTATCTTCGGAGCCTCTGGCTTCACCGGACAGTTTGTTGTAGAGGAGgtggcccggacggcttccgaAGGTCCGGATGGCTCTCTGAAATGGGCCGTGGCAGGCAGGAGCAAGCAGAAGCTGGAAAAGGTTCTGGAGCAGGCCGCGGAGGTCCTCG GTAAGCCTGAGCTGAGGTCAGAGGTTGACGTCATTGTGGCGGATGTAGGAGAACCAGACTCGCTGGCAGCCATGTGCAAACAAGCTGTCATTATTCTCAACTGTGTGGGGCCT tatagGTTCTATGGCGAGCCCGTGGTCAAAGCCTGTGTGGAGAATGGAGCCCACCATATTGACATCAGTGGAGAGCCTCAG TTTCTGGAAGGAATGCAGCTGACCTACAACAGTCAGGCAGCTGAAAAAGGCGTGTACATTATTGAGAGCTGTGGCTTTGATTCCATACCTGCGGACATGGGAGTCCTTTACACCAGAGAGCAGTTCAAAG GTACGCTAACTGCAGTAGAGAGTTTCCTGACTGTCAAAGCAGGACCTGAC GGTGGATGCATCCACGATGGCACCTGGCAGTCGGCTATCTACGGGTTAGCTGACAGTCCAAAGCTCCAGAGTCTCAGGAGGCAGTTTAATCACAAGCCTCTCCCGGTTGTTGGCACCAAACTGAAGCGCAG GGGATTATTGTTCTTCAGTGATGACATCCAACAGTATGCAGTTCTCTTCATGGGTTCTGATCCATCTGTTGTGAAGAGAAGTCAGCGCTACCTGATGGAGGAGCATCAAGCCACACCG GTTCAGTATGGAGCCTACGCAGGAATTGGGGGAATCATCAATGCTATAAAGCTGATGTTTGTTGGCATGCTGTTCTGGTTCTTCGTCAAGTTCAGTTTTGGACGCGACCTGCTGAtaaag TACCCCGAGGTTTTTTCACTTGGATTTTTCACCAAAGCTGGACCGAGTAGAAAGCAG ATTGAAGGATCGTCCTTCCAGTTCGCCTTCCATGGAGTAGGCTACACGGAGGGGCAGGACCCTTCCCTCGGAACACCCGACGGCAAGATCCGCACACTGATTCAGGGACCAG agtCTGGATATGTGGCCACGCCCATCGCTATGGTACAGGCTGCTCTAACGGTCCTCATGGAGCCCACAGCCCTGCCTAAGAC CGGCGGCGTTTACACTCCAGGAGCTGCTTTTGCAAAAACTACTCTGATCGACCGCCTCAACAAACATGGCATCCAGTTCTCTGTTATTTAA
- the tfb2m gene encoding dimethyladenosine transferase 2, mitochondrial, with product MSAQICQTMALLMRSTCCHAIKNRSCLHKAVLLHVASSGVCVPWAPACHKRAYSLDPIFSGPGCPTLGTSSQQACAEKTPPSSSVTHRNLSAVAVQDQRCPTSRYDFLDLGETETNTKRIQARKNRKYLIADPDLAALVTEYLRPKDDKTIFFECNPGPGVLTRTLLNTGAQRVVALEGDKFFLRDLQELEGRLDGQLDVVHCDFFKMDPFGVGSVNPPAMFTDILFTHLGISKTAWTDDIPVKIFGIMPQNKERGLLLKMIYALFEQLSFYTYGRVELNLFISEKEYVKLLSQPGDMQNYRACSVLWQMACEIELLHKEPRGSFLMSSSKAKKCDKDNLCLVRLRPRADLFSAGLTPFNAPALLMMVKQCLVKRKIKLIDRLNPWSPDSGSKLLSEMGMQEDVLTGHVFPEEYLRLFQLMDKSQDFNQSWLYKEMLENTERNGWC from the exons ATGTCCGCTCAGATTTGTCAGACGATGGCATTGTTGATGCGCTCCACTTGCTGCCACGCCATTAAAAATAGATCCTGTTTGCACAAAGCAGTATTGCTGCATGTGGCTTCCTCGGGTGTCTGTGTTCCTTGGGCTCCTGCGTGTCATAAAAGGGCCTACAGCTTGGACCCCATCTTTTCAGGCCCTGGTTGTCCCACACTTGGTACAAGCTCTCAACAGGCGTGTGCAGAGAAGACGCCCCCCTCCTCATCAGTTACACACAGAAACCTGTCTGCTGTGGCCGTACAG GACCAACGTTGTCCAACAAGCAGGTATGACTTTCTGGACCTTGGGGAGAcggagacaaacacaaagcgtATACAAGCCCGTAAAAATAGGAAATATTTAATAGCGGATCCAGACCTGGCTGCACTTGTAACAGAATACCTGAGACCTAAGGATGACAAAACAATCTTCTTTGAATGTAACCCAG GTCCTGGGGTGTTGACTAGGACACTGCTAAATACTGGAGCTCAGAGAGTCGTTGCTCTTGAAGGTGATAAGTTCTTTCTACGTGATCTACAG GAATTGGAAGGTCGACTTGATGGTCAGCTGGACGTGGTTCACTGCGACTTCTTTAAAATGGACCCCTTTGGCGTTGGGTCGGTTAATCCCCCTGCCATGTTCACCGACATTCTCTTTACGCACCTGGGAATATCAAAGACTGCTTGGACTGATG ACATCCCAGTGAAGATTTTTGGTATCATGCCACAAAACAAGGAGCGTGGCTTGCTGCTGAAGATGATATATGCTTTATTTGAACAGCTATCTTTCTACACGTATGGAAGAGTGGAGCTCAACCTCTTCATAAGTGAGAAGGAATACGTG AAATTGTTGTCACAACCAGGTGACATGCAGAACTACAGGGCCTGTTCTGTCCTCTGGCAGATGGCCTGTGAAATTGAACTACTGCACAAG GAGCCCCGGGGTTCATTTTTGATGTCTTCATCCAAAGCTAAGAAG tGTGACAAAGACAATTTGTGTCTGGTGCGCCTGCGTCCACGTGCTGATCTGTTTTCTGCTGGTCTCACTCCTTTTAATGCTCCAGCTTTGCTAATGATGGTCAAACAGTGTCTGGTAAAGAGGAAGATCAAGCTCATTGACAGACTCAA CCCCTGGTCTCCAGATAGTGGCAGTAAGCTGTTATCGGAGATGGGCATGCAGGAAGACGTACTGACAGGCCATGTATTCCCAGAGGAGTATCTGCGGCTGTTCCAGCTGATGGACAAGAGTCAGGACTTCAATCAGAGCTGGCTTTACAAGGAGATGTtggagaacacagagagaaatggTTGGTgctaa